In Juglans regia cultivar Chandler chromosome 13, Walnut 2.0, whole genome shotgun sequence, the DNA window TTCAACTGTTTAATAAGACTTAACTTGTGTTCAATATCTTGAGTTCTTTCcctcaaaaaattattcaagaCAACCGTAACTATTTTTACAGATGAATATTTGCAGTctccaaatgccaatgatattgctTGATTGCTTGCTGTTGGTGAACAACAGACATTCCTAAGAATACTGGGAAGCATTAATTGCATGCATTAGAAGTGAAAAAATTGTCCCGTTGTCTGAAAATGTATGTACTCCGGCCACATccgtgaaccaactattattttagaagcagttgCTTCATATGATATTTGGACATGGCATTCATTTTTTGGTATATCCGGTTCACATAATGATATTAAGGTgctagagaaatattttattttcacggAACTTGCCCAAAGGCGTGCTCCTCCAGTCAATTATACAATCAATGGCAACGACTACACTATGGGGTACTACCTTGCCGATGGTATTTATCCTAAGTGGTCAATGCTTGTGAAGATGATTCCATCACTCcaagggaataagaagaaaaactttgcTGCAGTACAAGAATTCTCAAGAAAATATGTCAAACGTGCATTCAGGATACTTCAACAACGATTTGCCATCGTTCGTGGACCTTCCCGATTTTTCAAAGTCAAAGAgctaataaatataatgaaagcaagtGTTATTCTACATAACACGATCATTGAAGACGAGCGTGATGATAGTCAAGGTCTAAACATGGAGTATGATTAAGTTGATGATCATATTCTAGATCTGTCAGGCAATCCAACAAGCGAATTTATTAACTTTATTTAGCTCCATCATGAAATTAGAGACAGCTTGACATATCATCAATTACAAGTAgatttaattaaacataaatgACATATTTATTCCTAACACTAGAAGAGAAGGTTCTATTGGATTCTCTATTTTCTTATTAGTAGTAATATGTATTCTTGTTTCCACAATTTCCATTccaaaaaacatattttctttaagaACATATTGATTgttattgtaatattttcattatctgtaATGGTTTTTACATTTGTACTTTCTTACTATAATCAAGCAACATCTATCCATGTTAGACTTAAATTCATCTACCACATTTTTCTAGCTTCTCAATAAATACTTCGTaacgtacaaattataaaatacattgtCTCCACACTTAAGCAAGTAATACTAATGTGCCAAGCAAGTTATACAAATATCCgaatacttaataaaaaataagaaaaaaatcaaattcaattGTCTGATGCATTGCGTCTCACCAATATCTCCCTTTGAAGTTGCTGGAAATATACTCGTTGAACTCCAGGCAACGTACTCACATCGAGCAACATTActcgctcatctctctctcccaccgGGCGATTTCCAAGTTCTTTGCCTCTAACCTCAACCTCACGTTCTCTTGTCTACTTTTATTTCTCTCAATTTCTCGATCAAATGTCATTTTCTCGGATTTGAGTTGAAAAAATTCTTTCTCTTGAGCACGTGAATTCTCTAGGAGAGTATATTTATGCTTACCTAGCTCCACAAGCTCATCTGATGGCCTGCCTTCGGCTTTACGTTTTCCTTTCTCAGCTTTCATTCTCATTGGCCTATCCAATTggatgacatcattattcaccAGATTCTCGGCCTCTGTACCACCAACTGAATCAATAGGTGAATCAGGTGCAACTGTTGAGGTACGTGTATATGTTAGGGACATCGTCGACCTTTGCTTCATCCCTTCCTTTGTGCAACGCTGAATCTATTTAGGTTGGTCCTTCAACAGTTGCTAGCAATGCTCGAACTGAAAGGATGTTTTCTCAAGCGATTGGTACATGACCTTCGCTTTGTCAAACTTCCAATTCAAgcataaaatcaaataattaactacccattaaagataaaggaaacataacgcataaatatcataattaagtgctggaaataataaaaaagtggatgcttataccttgtcttgctcagtCATGTCACCTTGATTCAACCCTTCCACTTGGGTGAGTTTAGCACAAAATTTGTTCGTTGCCTTTTGAATGGCAGACCATCGATGTATTAAGGATCCATCATTTCGCTCATTTATACTTTCTTTATACTCATTGAAGTATTGACTAACTTTTTCCTAAAGTTAGACGTGTTTTTGGTTTGTTCCCTATATGGCATCAACGCTACTATTCAACCATGTAGAGACAAGAAACTTGTCTTATTCGGGGGTGAAGTTTGCACCCCTGCCTGATTTTCTTTGAAAGGGAGGCTCTACTTGGGGTGGGGGTGGAGAGTCATCCAAAGTCACGGGGGATTGTTCACTTTGACCACCATAAATGAGGTCAATTTCAGGCTCTTGAGTCAGGAGGTTGGTGAAGAACATATTTCCATGATCTTGTGAATCCATCtctaaaatatttccaacacaaAAGAATTGGTTCATATGTTGACAATTAAGAACAAATTTTGCAAGTGATTTTGGTAGTCGGCTCAGGAATCCTATGATAACATATGACTACACTTGGCACCCTCCCTAGCATGGCTACAACAATCGGTTGCCACTATTTATTGGTCATCTAGGTTACCATGCCATGGATGTGTGTGCCAAAGTGCCAAATGTCCCCACGATAATTTCTCATCGTCACAGCCGAGGGGTTAGAGGACTCAAATCCAATAGAAAACAAtttgcaaaatagaaaataagagcattctcatctgCTCCCCTAAACACTTGTGTATTTTAAATGTGGCTCAGAATGgtttacaaaatttacatcatgTGTGAGACAGGAGCTCAACTAAGATAATGGCTGCAAAACCAAAAAACCCTATTGTCTTTTGCCAAAAAGATCACAAAATAATTGATGGTCATCCGGGTTTGGATTATTCTGCCATATCGATGGAGCCCCATTAAAAACACTTATCTCATAGCCCCCTCCCATTGAATCCTACATTCCATCATCATAGCCTTACACTAGACATGTAGCCCTGAAAAATAGGCCTAAATCAGTACCAAACAGCAAATGAATGCATACAAAGGCATTGGATAGAATTCAATATAACAGCAGCTTATTTAGGCCAAACTAGGTAATTGAAACCAATAACAAGTCAGTCCATGGTAACAAGACAAAAGATACCACCAttacaaataataatgataattaatgaTACCACAAACAAACTGATAATAGTCCATCCCAAAGAAATAATTACAGCTCACAAATGTCatgataattaataatgatGCACATAATGATCACAAGTCCATGGCCAAACAGCTCTAAATAGACCAATGATACCAACATTCTGCAAGAAGGTCCATGTTGAGAAAGCAGCAAGCTGCCTGTGATTGTTcacatttttctaattaataatgATGCACAACTGAGCACAAGTCCATGGCATATTTTGATGCACAACTGATCACAAGtccaaaaatataatgatgcACAACTGAGCACAAGTCCAAAAAACACCATCTTTCTAATTCCACTTGGAAGATTTGAATTAATAGAATTAGAATCATTCAATCAATTTTGTAGGAAGGCTATGTATAGATTTACATgggttgaaaaataatagatcttatAACACCCCGCCTAAAAAGCTCCTTAGGTCTTGACCTTAATAACCCTAATTctagttaattaggagttgaACTATTatagaataagaataattttggatatttgagttggCAAGATGACCgtatactttgggtttagtagaattattagaaaattctagtacaatattgatttttgaggaaaatgaagatttttggatttgattggtttagtagtattattttggagaatttttagtacttaattaattttgaggaaTGGTGCAAAGAGGTTAATGTCAGATTGACAAGTGGCATATTAGAAATTTTGCCACCTTATTGGGctaaataattcgtgtaaaatTCTTTGATGGACTTAGGAACGCCCAAGAAATTGGTTTATTAAGGGCCCAAACTTTTTGGGTATAAAGGCTTAGGAGAGGCAATAAAACTTTAGGCCCTATTTGATGAACATAAGACTTTAGGGCCCTAATGCATTAAGGATGTGATGGGCTAAGGTTAAGATGTTAAAAAGCCTTAGGCTCAACTTGAgaaatataaagttttaagcCTTTCTTAGAGGACATTAGAAAATAGGCCCAATGAAAATGACATAAGACCATTGGGCTTAACTTAGTAAGAGTAAAGGCATTAGGCCCAACTTGATGGATATTAGACCTTACTTGATATACATAAGACTTTAGGCCTCTAATTCTCTACGGATATAGTGGGCTAAGAATAGTTACCATAAGCCCTAgactaatttgaaaattataaggATATAGGTCTTTCTTGTAGAACCTTAGAAGTTAAGTCCAAGGTATAGAAGGCTAAAGGCCTTTAGGCCAAACTTGGTGTAGAATGGATCCATGTCCCAATTAGGCCAAGTCAAAccttttaaaactcattttggTGGATCTTGAGGTTTCTTTTCAAccctaaaaatctggaaatgaGGCTCCTCTCATTGAAGCTTAAGAGCCATAAGCCATGAACCCACACACTTGGCCAttttaagcccacaaggcccaaattcatgtttgagtttattttagTATTCAACTTGAAAGCCCAATACCTCAGCTCCAAGCTTGAGTCTTGAGAGCACTTCTCCcccttagagatcaaaagagtgaaactAAGTGAGTTTGCAGCTCAAGAAcaaacaattttctcaaacatcacttagAAAAGAAATGTCTCAGACTACCAAATCAAATATGGAATTCCTTAAGCCAACATAGAAACTCTATAGAagtgaattaaaaaaatgctcAAACAAACAATTAAATCAATGCCAACCACactaatgaaaaagaaaagcagatCGAGATGCATAACTCCAAGAAGTTGAAAAGATAACACATAGCATAATCCATGGTAGATTTTGAGGACATATCCAATCGAAATGCCAAACCCAAAAAAGCATTGTTGTAAGGATACGGGATCGCAAACATATTTCAGTGGCCAAAGTTAGATCCAAAGGTAAGGAAAAATTTagaggtgtaaatttaaaccgaaaaatcaaaaaatcggtCCGAACTGGTTGGCccgattttgaaccggtccaATCTAGGACCCGTTCTTGTAACCGGAAAACCGGCGAAACCCGGTCCGGTCCCGGTTCCATGGTTTTCGGGATCGGACCGATCCTGttggggaaaaaaatataaaaattaatagtttatatatataagttttatacaaaatattatatatatatataagttttatatataatatatataattatatataatatatgaaataatttcatattataatttataaattataacgtaaaatgttaatcttaaatatgaatatttgtaatttgtttgatcatatgttattaatataattatatataagataatgttattataatttataaaataaaagtttaatcttaaagttgcaaatttaattgatcatatactttaaacataaaatatatatttaaattattaataacattttatttatagctatactaatatataactaatactaatatattatatatatctaaataatcactatactaaataatcacatataaaataatgatatagtaatactaatattaaattactatactaatactatcactataatactatcaataatatagttataataaattaaactcactataacaattaacaaatactaatataaaaattaacaaactcaTTAGAGCTATAGTTATACTattagtctaatatagactatagttatacttatattatatagctatactaatatataactaatactaatatatagctatacttatagtataatattaatattattacatagtctaactaatactaatagtctaatatagactataattatagttatactaatatagttatcctaaatcactataactaatactaatatatagctatactaatagtctaaaattaatactattgtatagtctaatatattatatagctatactaatagtaatatataactaatactaatatatagctatattaatagtctaatattaaaactattatatagtctaatatattaatagcaATACcgatatataagtttataactaatactaatagtctaatatacattatagttatagttatactaatatataactaatactaatcacTTTAtctaaatcactatagtctattaaatgtattacaaatatatataaattataattatcaatttctcaaactataaaaaaaaaatttaattatcatttaaaaaaaaaaaaaaccacattgaaaatttgaaaccaatAGGAAATGATGCCGTTTCCTCCCCATCTCCAAGACTCCATTGGACCGTTTCCTCTCGATTCTCATTTCTCGAATAAACCCTAAAGCAGTAAAGTGGCCTCACTCTCTTGTCTCAAGTCTCTTTACAAATAGTGCCCAGGCACTCTCTCTCAGACTCTCTGCCTCACTCTCTTGTCTCTCATCTCTCTGTCTCAGCCTCACTCTCCATCGCACATAACTTAGCCGCAGCCTACCAGTGCTACCATGCACAGACCATTGGCCTTACCTCACTCTCTTTGTCATCGATTCCTCAcggtaatttatttttttgttttttaaattactttgaaatttaGTAGATGGTATTTGTGTTATTATGgtttttgaatccgaaatttaggatttttgggaTTGTATTTGTGTTATTAGagttttgtgattgagtttgtgttattagggttttATGATTGGGTTTATAACTTTAAGAAAATGGGATAATTGCATCTGGTTTGCCTCGCATTTTCTGCTTCtccaataacaaaaatattaaaggttTGGTTTTGGAATGGTGGCCAATGTGATCATTAATAAAACAACCCATAATTCATCATTATCTTGCTTAATTACGAAATACTGATTGGCAATGGCAACTTAATCCTTTAACTGATCAAGTGCttaccccatatatatatatatagtaatttgcATGCACCGACAAATGACATTTTTTGGGGTTAGAAGAGTATTGGAAATTAGAATCATAGCTAGTCAAGCAGGacatttttttagtaaatattgatttatatttagtaattaaataaattggtATCATGAcgaaatatacatatatacgtgTTAGAATGGTTGTACTTGGTCTTTGACTCTTTGATACTGAATGAAGCAAaatatagtagttgtataaaacagatttttttaagtcagttttttcttcttctttttttttttaataaacagatttttaatgacaaattatcaaatttacatTCTAAAAAAAGGgcaccggaccggaccaaaaatcggtaaaactggaagtaccggtttaggagggtaaccgatgtgtcatcagttttgaaaaatgcaaaaccagTACATACTAGTTCGGCCCTAAATTTTGTCAAAAATCAAATCGGAAgggaccgaaccggttacaccctagaaaaattatatagaacAATATGCATCAGATTCAGCCGTGGGAGATGGATTATGTGTAAAATCGTGCGCCGGAAAGTACAGAGTCCAGCCATAGGAGGGGGCTTCAGTGAGTAAAATCGTGCGAGAGATGAGTACAACTTACATATACTTAGGCCGATGAAGAGAAATTACCGTCAATGGTGGCAGTAGGTGCGATAGAGGGCAACTTCGAAGAGGGCAACCgagaatggagagagaggaACACGATGGACCAACAGCTCAAAAGGGATGAGAGAAAGTGATTGGGATGTACAATGGTTATTTGGAGAACCACTATAGATTCCCtaaataaaaaccataaaatagAGAATAAGATGGGAATATATTTTTCCATCTTCTACCTAAATTTTCTCCCAAAATTTGAGGATAATAGTAGTTTAAGACACCAGATGAGAATGCTCAAAGACATCTaataatagaaaaggaaaatatagaAGTTTCCACTAATGATATCCCCTAGCACTGGAGTGGGTGGCGGTCAATTGCATCCAGCCCGTCTACCCACCTTGTCCTAAAAAGTTGATTAATTTTTGTAAAGCCAGTTTCGAATATCAAGTACtacaagaagaaacaaaaattttttGTCTCTTTCTCATAGATTTTCTCAACTAAGAGTGCTGAATGGGTATCTGCATCGAACTCATCTCACCACCCCGCTCGGGATCCACATATGACAGGTGGGTTGTTACAATGATTGTTACAAGACTTGTACTGAGAAGTGAGAAGGCAAGAGTAGTTGCGTGACTTAAGAGTAAGCGTTGGATCAACATTATAGATGGTTGACAATGGTTGGAAAGCAGGTTCATGTGATCACAGGTCAATGTGTTGGCATACATTCATTGGAACATGACCAGTATAGGTGCTACCTGTTACCCCGTACGGGTGGCCGTCAGCCCTGCCCCCATGTGCGGGTGCCCTCATCCAAATGCCATGGAGTGGATTGGTCCCAATGGTTGTCCGCCTACGCACGGCACAACAAAACCCCCTACTTCCCAAAACCAACctagaacaaaaacaaaaccaaaacaagcCTAGATCTTGTTGGATCTAATTTTATTTGCTGCGTGGTCTTGTATATTTGGCTTCCTTGGCCACTTGTAGCACAAGTCATCCTCATATCTTTCTTGTCACTTGAAACCTAATAGAGCCAGATGAGATGGATTTTGAGACAGATAACAAAATAGCTACAATGCTTACAAAAGAAGCAATATAATTGCGGCACAAGCATAGAAGTAAGAGAGATGCTTGTGGTCCCTATTTTGGGTCTCGAACATTTCTAtcgatatttttttcttttaattttataattaaataaatatttttttaatgatgttatgatttaaaaaaaacatatatttaaagagattaaaaaaatacataaaaaaaaaaagaaaaaaaaattaaaatagcctTCTTGATGGGCAGTGTCGGGAGCCACTCTCCATGGCTCTAACACTGCCCTAGAAGTAAACTAAAGTTATTAATTCAAGGTAACTTTTTCATAACTTAGATgaaatcaattaatataattatatcattctattaaaaaataattttaattttatataactacttttcatttaagttaaattatttatgaattataaattaattataaaattatcattttctttaacttattaaatattttattctaatctGTGTAAAGACGCGGTGGGctaaataacattttccttattttatttctacccGTGTCCTCCCCCCCCTCCCGGGAATCAAACTCTTCGCTCTTCCCCCCTTTTTTATGTGATTGCTGCTCGTCTTCGCGCCCAGCCCAACGCCGTTCGTGCCGCACCGTCGTTGGTAAGCCACTCCATCTGCCTCTCTTTCCTTCAGTtgttcgtctctctctctctctctctctctctctctctctctctatcaaacTCCTCGGTCTCTCCCTCATGCAGACGCTCTCTGTAGGTTTTAGGTCGCGACCGACAGAGGCCACCAGATTCAACGTGCGCCTTTCGACACTATGATAATACCTCGGTATCTCTCTCCCTCGCCGTTCGGTTTTCTCCCTTTACATTCGCATGTCCCTCACCATCTCAAACTCGAATTTAATCTTGTTTTATGTGTTACAGAGCATCGAGAACCTCCCTAGACAGCGCCACCTCGCTCTCGAATTCGACTGACCATCactccaaatttggataaggtACCCTAGAGCTTTAGCCTCGTAACcactgttttatttttgtgactTTGATGTTTGGTGCCAACTGGGAGTTTGTATCACTGTTTTAAATACCGTAAAGGCCAGTACGGTAGAAATATGTCGTACCGGCCATTAATCTAGtacatgtatttcatatattttgtacCGGCCTAAATACCGGCCACATCGGCTTATATTGCGACCTTTACcgatctttaatttttttttttcaaactacaaactctTTTTTGAgtctcaattcagactagactatttataatttatatatatgtatttatatataatttattcatatatagactattattttagaatataatttattcatatatcgactatcccgaaacggtactggtaccgaaatattttgttccagtgTTTTGACTGGTAAGGCGCccggtatggtattcaaaacattggtttgtATTATCTTTGTTTGTAT includes these proteins:
- the LOC109016136 gene encoding uncharacterized protein LOC109016136, giving the protein MYSGHIREPTIILEAVASYDIWTWHSFFGISGSHNDIKVLEKYFIFTELAQRRAPPVNYTINGNDYTMGYYLADGIYPKWSMLVKMIPSLQGNKKKNFAAVQEFSRKYVKRAFRILQQRFAIVRGPSRFFKVKELINIMKASVILHNTIIEDERDDSQGLNMEYD